Proteins found in one Quercus robur chromosome 2, dhQueRobu3.1, whole genome shotgun sequence genomic segment:
- the LOC126709341 gene encoding thylakoid lumenal 29 kDa protein, chloroplastic-like isoform X1 gives MGVSFLSTIPPLLPLVPVPSLTTTTTNRYPSYAKYQVTVRCNKMEIDATAEDEDRFCRRDILKCAGVTIGMELMASSGLFVEKASAADLIQRRQRSEFLSSVKETLYTAINGNVELLPSLLTLALNDAMTYDKATKSGGANGSIRFSSELSRPENKGLSAALNLLEEAKKEIDSYSKGGPISYADLIQYAAQGVLKSTFLASAIRKCGGNVEKGRLLYTAYGSNGQWGLFDRQFGRADTQEPDPEGRVPLWENANVKEMKDKFVAIGFGPRQLAVMSAFLGPDQAATEALLATDPDVSPWVQKYQRSRETVSETDYEVDLITTLTKLSSLGQQINYEAYTYPVQRVDLSKLKL, from the exons ATGGGGGTTTCATTTCTCTCAACTATCCCTCCTTTGCTTCCACTTGTTCCTGTCCCATCTCTCACCACAACTACAACCAACAGATACCCATCTTATGCA AAATATCAGGTTACAGTTCGTTGTaataaaatggaaattgatGCTACTGCTGAGGATGAGGATCGGTTTTGTCGAAGGGACATTCTTAAATGTGCTGGTGTTACCATTGGCATG GAACTAATGGCAAGCTCAGGATTGTTTGTTGAAAAAGCTAGTGCTGCTGATTTGATACAACGGAGACAGCGTTCTGAATTTCTTT CAAGTGTCAAGGAGACACTTTATACGGCTATAAAT GGAAATGTAGAGCTTCTTCCATCCTTATTAACTTTGGCACTGAATGATGCAATGACTTATGATAAG GCTACAAAATCCGGCGGTGCAAATGGATCCATACGCTTCAG TTCAGAGTTAAGCAGGCCTGAAAACAAGGGGCTTTCTGCTGCTTTAAATTTGTTAGAGGAAGCAAAGAAAGAGATAGATTCATATTCCAAGGGTGGACCCATTTCCTATGCAGATCTCATCCAATATGCAG CACAAGGTGTCCTCAAGTCCACATTTCTAGCTTCTGCCATTCGTAAATGCGGTGGGAATGTGGAGAAAGGGAGATTGTTATACACTGCATATGGTTCAAATGGACAG TGGGGCTTGTTTGATAGGCAATTTGGAAGGGCAGACACCCAAGAACCAGATCCGGAAGGGAGGGTTCCCCTATGGGAGAACGCAAATGTGAAGGAAATGAAAGACAAGTTTGTAGCTATTGGCTTTGGTCCTCGCCAG CTAGCTGTGATGTCTGCATTCTTGGGTCCAGATCAGGCTGCTACTGAGGCATTATTGGCCACCGATCCAGATGTTTCTCCGTGGGTTCAGAAATATCAACGTAGCCGAGAAACAGTATCTGAGACAGATTATGAG GTTGATCTGATCACCACTCTCACAAAATTAAGTAGCTTGGGTCAGCAAATCAACTACGAGGCATATACATATCCTGTTCAAAGAGTTGATTTGAGCAAACTCAAATTATAG
- the LOC126709341 gene encoding thylakoid lumenal 29 kDa protein, chloroplastic-like isoform X2 — protein MGVSFLSTIPPLLPLVPVPSLTTTTTNRYPSYAVTVRCNKMEIDATAEDEDRFCRRDILKCAGVTIGMELMASSGLFVEKASAADLIQRRQRSEFLSSVKETLYTAINGNVELLPSLLTLALNDAMTYDKATKSGGANGSIRFSSELSRPENKGLSAALNLLEEAKKEIDSYSKGGPISYADLIQYAAQGVLKSTFLASAIRKCGGNVEKGRLLYTAYGSNGQWGLFDRQFGRADTQEPDPEGRVPLWENANVKEMKDKFVAIGFGPRQLAVMSAFLGPDQAATEALLATDPDVSPWVQKYQRSRETVSETDYEVDLITTLTKLSSLGQQINYEAYTYPVQRVDLSKLKL, from the exons ATGGGGGTTTCATTTCTCTCAACTATCCCTCCTTTGCTTCCACTTGTTCCTGTCCCATCTCTCACCACAACTACAACCAACAGATACCCATCTTATGCA GTTACAGTTCGTTGTaataaaatggaaattgatGCTACTGCTGAGGATGAGGATCGGTTTTGTCGAAGGGACATTCTTAAATGTGCTGGTGTTACCATTGGCATG GAACTAATGGCAAGCTCAGGATTGTTTGTTGAAAAAGCTAGTGCTGCTGATTTGATACAACGGAGACAGCGTTCTGAATTTCTTT CAAGTGTCAAGGAGACACTTTATACGGCTATAAAT GGAAATGTAGAGCTTCTTCCATCCTTATTAACTTTGGCACTGAATGATGCAATGACTTATGATAAG GCTACAAAATCCGGCGGTGCAAATGGATCCATACGCTTCAG TTCAGAGTTAAGCAGGCCTGAAAACAAGGGGCTTTCTGCTGCTTTAAATTTGTTAGAGGAAGCAAAGAAAGAGATAGATTCATATTCCAAGGGTGGACCCATTTCCTATGCAGATCTCATCCAATATGCAG CACAAGGTGTCCTCAAGTCCACATTTCTAGCTTCTGCCATTCGTAAATGCGGTGGGAATGTGGAGAAAGGGAGATTGTTATACACTGCATATGGTTCAAATGGACAG TGGGGCTTGTTTGATAGGCAATTTGGAAGGGCAGACACCCAAGAACCAGATCCGGAAGGGAGGGTTCCCCTATGGGAGAACGCAAATGTGAAGGAAATGAAAGACAAGTTTGTAGCTATTGGCTTTGGTCCTCGCCAG CTAGCTGTGATGTCTGCATTCTTGGGTCCAGATCAGGCTGCTACTGAGGCATTATTGGCCACCGATCCAGATGTTTCTCCGTGGGTTCAGAAATATCAACGTAGCCGAGAAACAGTATCTGAGACAGATTATGAG GTTGATCTGATCACCACTCTCACAAAATTAAGTAGCTTGGGTCAGCAAATCAACTACGAGGCATATACATATCCTGTTCAAAGAGTTGATTTGAGCAAACTCAAATTATAG